In Kocuria turfanensis, a single genomic region encodes these proteins:
- a CDS encoding tyrosine-protein phosphatase, with the protein MDAQPGTPAPWEGAINARLLAGDVWRMGRSERLTPAGWRAAAADGVRTVVDLRNAGERRRRPTDPVDEPAARAGITVLHRPTEDPAHPEFTLVGTPYLNHPRGYRDYLRLFPGPIAAAVRAVATAEGAVVVHCSAGRDRTGVLALLLLGLAGASPGRLLAEDEAAARGINEWHRVSPVPHPVERHHPEEELAGLLAGRRAALAELVAGLDAERYLREAGVPAGELAALRRRLGHPAPGA; encoded by the coding sequence ATGGACGCGCAGCCCGGGACCCCGGCCCCGTGGGAGGGAGCGATCAACGCCCGGCTCCTGGCCGGGGACGTGTGGCGGATGGGCCGCTCGGAGCGGCTCACGCCCGCGGGCTGGCGGGCCGCCGCGGCGGACGGGGTGCGCACGGTCGTGGACCTGCGCAACGCCGGCGAGCGCCGGCGCCGGCCCACCGATCCGGTGGACGAGCCGGCGGCCCGGGCGGGCATCACCGTCCTGCACCGCCCCACGGAGGACCCTGCCCACCCGGAGTTCACGCTCGTGGGCACCCCGTACCTGAACCACCCGCGCGGCTACCGCGACTACCTGCGGCTCTTCCCGGGCCCGATCGCCGCGGCGGTGCGGGCGGTGGCGACCGCCGAGGGCGCCGTGGTGGTGCACTGCTCGGCCGGGCGGGACCGGACCGGGGTGCTCGCCCTGCTGCTCCTGGGCCTCGCCGGGGCCTCCCCGGGGCGCCTGCTCGCCGAGGACGAAGCGGCCGCGCGCGGGATCAACGAGTGGCACCGGGTCTCGCCCGTGCCCCATCCGGTCGAGCGCCACCATCCCGAGGAGGAGCTGGCCGGGCTGCTCGCCGGGCGCCGGGCCGCCCTCGCCGAGCTGGTGGCCGGGCTCGACGCCGAGCGCTATCTCCGCGAGGCGGGGGTGCCCGCCGGGGAGCTGGCAGCCCTGCGCCGTCGGCTCGGCCACCCCGCCCCCGGCGCCTGA
- a CDS encoding thiolase family protein, giving the protein MSSTPQAFLVGGARTPVGRYGGALSSVRPDDLAALVVKHAVTDAGIDPHDVDEVILGNANGAGEENRNVARMAWLLAGFPDTVPGITVNRLCASGLSAIIMASHMVKAGAADIVVAGGVESMSRAPWVMEKPATGFAKPGEVFDTSIGWRFTNPQFKKQDKMTYSMPETAEEVAAVDGITREDADAFAVASHEKAITAIDAGRFAPEIVPVTVTGRKGAETVVDTDEGPRPGTTAEVLAKLRPVVAHGSVVTAGNSSSLNDGASAILVVSERAAEKYGLAARARIVDGASAGVAPEIMGIGPVPATQKVLERTGWGIDDLGAVELNEAFASQSLACIRRLGLDAGTVNNDGGAIALGHPLGSSGSRLVVTLLGRMEREGADRGLATMCVGVGQGTAMLVEKL; this is encoded by the coding sequence ATGTCCTCAACCCCTCAGGCCTTCCTCGTCGGGGGCGCGCGCACCCCCGTGGGCCGGTACGGCGGCGCGCTCTCGAGCGTGCGCCCGGACGATCTCGCGGCCCTGGTGGTCAAGCACGCGGTCACCGACGCCGGGATCGACCCCCACGACGTCGACGAGGTGATCCTGGGCAACGCCAACGGCGCCGGCGAGGAGAACCGCAACGTGGCCCGCATGGCCTGGCTGCTGGCCGGCTTCCCGGACACCGTCCCGGGCATCACGGTCAACCGGCTGTGCGCCTCGGGCCTGTCCGCGATCATCATGGCCTCGCACATGGTCAAGGCCGGGGCGGCGGACATCGTCGTCGCCGGCGGGGTGGAGTCCATGTCCCGGGCCCCGTGGGTGATGGAGAAGCCCGCCACGGGCTTCGCCAAGCCGGGCGAGGTCTTCGACACCTCGATCGGCTGGCGCTTCACCAACCCGCAGTTCAAGAAGCAGGACAAGATGACCTACTCCATGCCGGAGACGGCCGAGGAGGTCGCCGCCGTGGACGGCATCACCCGCGAGGACGCCGACGCGTTCGCCGTCGCCTCCCACGAGAAGGCGATCACCGCGATCGACGCCGGCCGGTTCGCCCCCGAGATCGTGCCGGTGACCGTCACGGGCCGCAAGGGCGCCGAGACGGTCGTGGACACCGACGAGGGACCCCGCCCGGGCACCACCGCCGAGGTGCTCGCCAAGCTGCGCCCCGTGGTGGCCCACGGCTCGGTCGTCACCGCCGGGAACTCCTCCTCCCTCAACGACGGCGCCTCGGCGATCCTGGTGGTCTCCGAGCGGGCCGCCGAGAAGTACGGGCTGGCCGCCCGCGCCCGGATCGTGGACGGCGCCTCCGCCGGCGTGGCCCCGGAGATCATGGGCATCGGCCCCGTCCCGGCCACGCAGAAGGTGCTGGAGCGCACCGGGTGGGGCATCGACGACCTCGGCGCGGTCGAGCTCAACGAGGCCTTCGCCAGCCAGTCCCTGGCCTGCATCCGCCGCCTCGGCCTCGACGCCGGCACCGTCAACAACGACGGCGGGGCCATCGCGCTGGGCCACCCGCTGGGCTCCTCGGGTTCCCGGCTGGTCGTGACCCTGCTGGGCCGCATGGAGCGCGAGGGCGCGGACCGCGGTCTGGCGACCATGTGCGTGGGCGTGGGCCAGGGCACCGCGATGCTCGTGGAGAAGCTCTGA
- a CDS encoding enoyl-CoA hydratase/isomerase family protein — MVGPSEILGGEFTALRLEEREDRLHVVLDRPAVRNAIDATMVEELHTVCGYLERHPKILLLSGTEVNGKGVFASGADIGQLRERRRDDALQGINSRIFARIHQLPMPVIAAIDGYALGGGAELAYAADFRIATPHLRIGQPETNLGIIAAAGGLWRLKELVGEPVALDILLAGRILDAAEALELHLVTELHEPAELVGAAHALADRIGAQDPLAVRISKRVFAAPPSAHPHIDELAQAVLFESEAKFDRMQAFLDRKKK, encoded by the coding sequence ATGGTCGGCCCCAGCGAGATCCTGGGCGGGGAGTTCACCGCCCTGCGGCTCGAGGAGCGCGAGGACCGCCTGCACGTGGTCCTGGACCGGCCCGCCGTGCGCAACGCCATCGACGCGACCATGGTCGAGGAGCTGCACACCGTGTGCGGCTACCTGGAGCGGCACCCGAAGATCCTGCTCCTCTCCGGCACCGAGGTGAACGGGAAGGGGGTCTTCGCCTCCGGCGCGGACATCGGCCAGCTGCGCGAGCGCCGCCGCGACGACGCGCTGCAGGGCATCAACTCCCGGATCTTCGCCCGGATCCACCAGCTGCCCATGCCCGTGATCGCCGCGATCGACGGCTACGCGCTGGGCGGCGGCGCCGAACTGGCCTACGCGGCGGACTTCCGGATCGCGACCCCGCACCTGCGGATCGGCCAGCCGGAGACGAACCTGGGCATCATCGCCGCGGCCGGCGGGCTGTGGCGGCTCAAGGAGCTCGTCGGCGAGCCCGTCGCCCTGGACATCCTGCTCGCCGGGCGGATCCTCGACGCCGCCGAGGCCCTGGAGCTGCACCTGGTCACCGAGCTGCACGAGCCCGCCGAGCTGGTGGGCGCGGCACACGCGCTCGCGGACCGGATCGGCGCCCAGGACCCCCTGGCCGTGCGCATCTCCAAGCGGGTCTTCGCCGCCCCGCCGTCCGCCCACCCGCACATCGACGAGCTGGCCCAGGCCGTGCTCTTCGAGTCGGAGGCGAAGTTCGACCGCATGCAGGCCTTCCTGGACCGCAAGAAGAAGTAG
- a CDS encoding MFS transporter, whose product MAHADTAPAGRHEMSHEERKVLAGTLVGTTIEWYDFFIYAQAAAFVLAPLFFEPLESANAGLAQVVAWASLGISFLFRPLGAVVAGHLGDKYGRKIVLVLTLVGMGAATMLIGLLPTYATIGIWAPILLILFRVVQGFSAGGEWGGAALMSVEHAPRHKRGLFGAYPQIGVPIGMLLATGFMFALTSMMSPEDFQAWGWRIPFLSSVALIVVGYLIRKAVDESPVFKEMQLRKKESSAPLGQLFKHNSKQVTLAALIFAANNAAGYLVIAFFASYGAKSLGMDRSATLIASLIGGVGWLVFTMLGGWMSDRAGRVRTFQIGYAVIIAWSVPMWFLLDTGVTWIFAAAIVVLTVGLGLSYGPQSALYAEMFPARVRYSGVSIGYAFGSIIGGAFAPMIAQLLLNETGISWTIGVYIAALAIISLVAVSMVPKSIQGIDLHVQDVHRDYLAEHPEAAEILTAAESAEKRRD is encoded by the coding sequence ATGGCGCACGCTGACACCGCCCCGGCCGGGCGGCACGAGATGTCCCACGAGGAGCGCAAGGTCCTCGCGGGCACGCTCGTGGGCACCACCATCGAGTGGTACGACTTCTTCATCTACGCCCAGGCGGCCGCCTTCGTCCTGGCCCCGCTCTTCTTCGAGCCGCTGGAATCGGCCAACGCCGGCCTCGCCCAGGTCGTCGCCTGGGCCTCGCTGGGCATCAGCTTCCTGTTCCGCCCGCTGGGCGCCGTCGTGGCCGGCCACCTGGGCGACAAGTACGGGCGCAAGATCGTCCTCGTTCTCACCCTCGTGGGCATGGGTGCGGCGACCATGCTGATCGGCCTGCTGCCCACCTACGCCACCATCGGGATCTGGGCCCCGATCCTGCTCATCCTCTTCCGCGTGGTCCAGGGCTTCTCCGCCGGCGGCGAGTGGGGCGGCGCGGCGCTGATGTCGGTGGAGCACGCCCCGCGGCACAAGCGCGGCCTGTTCGGGGCCTACCCGCAGATCGGCGTGCCGATCGGCATGCTGCTGGCCACGGGCTTCATGTTCGCGCTCACCTCGATGATGTCCCCCGAGGACTTCCAGGCCTGGGGCTGGCGCATTCCGTTCCTCTCCTCCGTGGCGCTCATCGTCGTCGGCTACCTGATCCGCAAGGCCGTGGACGAGTCCCCGGTGTTCAAGGAGATGCAGCTGCGCAAGAAGGAGTCCTCGGCCCCGCTGGGCCAGCTGTTCAAGCACAACTCCAAGCAGGTCACCCTCGCGGCGCTGATCTTCGCGGCCAACAACGCCGCCGGCTACCTGGTGATCGCCTTCTTCGCCTCCTACGGCGCCAAGTCCCTGGGCATGGACCGCTCCGCGACCCTGATCGCCTCCCTCATCGGCGGCGTGGGCTGGCTGGTGTTCACCATGCTCGGCGGGTGGATGTCCGACCGCGCCGGGCGGGTGCGCACCTTCCAGATCGGCTACGCCGTCATCATCGCCTGGTCGGTGCCGATGTGGTTCCTGCTCGACACCGGGGTCACCTGGATCTTCGCCGCGGCCATCGTGGTGCTCACCGTCGGGCTGGGCCTGTCCTACGGGCCGCAGTCGGCGCTCTACGCCGAGATGTTCCCGGCCCGGGTGCGCTACTCCGGGGTCTCCATCGGCTACGCGTTCGGCTCGATCATCGGCGGGGCCTTCGCCCCGATGATCGCCCAGCTGCTGCTCAACGAGACCGGGATCTCCTGGACCATCGGCGTGTACATCGCCGCCCTGGCGATCATCTCGCTCGTGGCGGTCTCCATGGTGCCCAAGAGCATCCAGGGCATCGACCTGCACGTGCAGGACGTCCATCGCGACTACCTCGCCGAGCACCCCGAGGCCGCCGAGATCCTCACGGCCGCGGAGTCCGCCGAGAAGCGGCGCGACTGA
- a CDS encoding thiamine pyrophosphate-binding protein yields the protein MTPDSSLPTVSTAVADVLAARTDHLFGLMGNGNAHLISHLTSAGFGFTSARHEAATVTMADAYHRATGRVGAATTTYGAGFTNTYTALAEARLARIPLVLVVGDAPTTGARPFDIDQTGAAAAVGVTTLIATPANAAAITHRAFDLAARTVQPVVLAIPYDCATAALTEPVDLEPLPAKEAWQPGPEELDRIAGLLRTADRPLILAGRGVLLAGATTELAELGDRLGALFMTSVMAVGAVDSPWNLGIAGGFTRDHRLATARQADLVLVAGASLNAFQSRYGTLFAEGTRMIRIDNEPAEAMAHPAVTDYLRADLQVALAGLLARTPAADPARTWRAGAPEVAGETYRSSAPIEDPAEYGPDGRLNPRAVVAALEDILPRQRSVVMDGGHFIGWAPMYLTVPDPQAMVLVGTAFQSIGLGFGAAAGVSVARPERTTVFVTGDGGGLMGLADLETFLRATARGVIVVLNDSAYGAELHQYAAKGLDPTAMLIDEVDFAALGRAMGAAGTKATTLADLTALTDWLDTHDEGVFVLDVAISQQVVAEFMTASLTAGKRL from the coding sequence ATGACCCCCGACTCCTCGCTGCCCACGGTCTCGACGGCGGTGGCCGATGTGCTGGCCGCGCGCACCGATCACCTGTTCGGGCTGATGGGCAACGGCAACGCCCACCTGATCAGCCACCTCACCTCCGCCGGCTTCGGCTTCACCTCCGCCCGGCACGAGGCCGCCACGGTGACCATGGCCGATGCCTACCACCGGGCCACCGGCCGGGTCGGGGCGGCCACCACGACCTACGGGGCCGGGTTCACCAACACCTACACCGCCCTGGCCGAGGCCCGCCTGGCCCGCATCCCCCTGGTCCTCGTCGTCGGTGACGCCCCCACCACCGGGGCGCGGCCCTTCGACATCGACCAGACCGGCGCGGCCGCCGCGGTGGGGGTCACCACCCTGATCGCCACCCCCGCAAACGCGGCGGCGATCACCCACCGGGCCTTCGACCTGGCCGCCCGGACGGTCCAGCCGGTGGTGCTGGCGATCCCCTACGACTGCGCCACCGCCGCCCTGACCGAGCCGGTGGACCTGGAGCCGCTGCCGGCCAAGGAGGCCTGGCAGCCCGGCCCCGAGGAACTGGACCGGATCGCGGGACTGCTGCGCACCGCCGACCGCCCGCTGATCCTGGCCGGGCGCGGGGTCCTGCTGGCCGGGGCCACCACCGAACTGGCCGAGCTCGGGGACCGGCTCGGGGCCCTGTTCATGACCTCGGTCATGGCCGTGGGCGCGGTGGACTCCCCGTGGAACCTGGGCATCGCCGGGGGCTTCACCCGCGACCACCGCCTGGCCACCGCCCGCCAGGCCGATCTGGTGCTGGTGGCCGGGGCGAGCCTGAACGCCTTCCAGTCCCGCTACGGCACCCTCTTCGCCGAAGGCACCCGGATGATCCGCATCGACAACGAACCGGCCGAGGCGATGGCCCACCCGGCCGTCACCGACTACCTCCGCGCCGACCTCCAGGTGGCCCTGGCCGGGCTGCTGGCCCGCACCCCGGCCGCCGACCCGGCCCGCACCTGGCGGGCGGGAGCCCCCGAGGTCGCCGGGGAGACCTACCGCTCCTCGGCCCCGATCGAGGACCCGGCCGAGTACGGCCCCGACGGCCGGCTCAACCCCAGGGCCGTGGTCGCCGCCCTGGAGGACATCCTCCCGAGGCAGCGGTCGGTGGTGATGGACGGGGGCCACTTCATCGGCTGGGCCCCGATGTACCTCACCGTGCCCGACCCGCAGGCCATGGTCCTGGTCGGCACCGCCTTCCAGTCCATCGGCCTGGGCTTCGGCGCCGCCGCCGGGGTCTCGGTCGCCCGCCCCGAGCGCACCACCGTGTTCGTCACCGGTGACGGCGGGGGCCTGATGGGCCTGGCCGATCTGGAGACCTTCCTGCGCGCCACCGCCCGCGGGGTGATCGTGGTGCTCAACGACTCCGCCTACGGCGCCGAGCTGCACCAGTACGCCGCCAAGGGCCTGGACCCCACCGCGATGCTCATCGACGAGGTCGACTTCGCCGCCCTGGGCCGGGCGATGGGCGCGGCCGGGACCAAGGCCACCACCCTGGCCGACCTCACCGCGCTCACCGACTGGCTGGACACCCACGACGAGGGCGTCTTCGTCCTCGACGTGGCCATCTCCCAGCAGGTGGTCGCCGAGTTCATGACCGCCTCCCTCACCGCCGGCAAAAGGCTCTGA
- a CDS encoding alpha/beta fold hydrolase, which produces MPTLDLDRCRLAYDVTGSGPPVVQLHGLLSDRASNAAGGLDLASGLAGHRAVRYDARGHGCSAAEPVAEDWSWPRLAADLLDLLDAVVPGEPVHGIGPSMGAATLLYAALARPERFRSLTLCVPSTAWASRRGQAAAYRRGAELVERHGLEAYLRAGRAAPRPPAVADRATHPPRIDPGLLPTVLRGAAATDLPPVHELARIGLPTLVLAWSEDPTHPLSTAQALREALPGDALHVAGTPGGLAQWPRRCADFVRAVEAGPPVGGAG; this is translated from the coding sequence ATGCCGACGCTCGACCTCGACCGCTGCCGACTGGCCTACGACGTGACCGGTTCCGGCCCGCCGGTGGTGCAGCTGCACGGGCTGCTGTCCGACCGGGCCTCCAACGCCGCGGGGGGCCTGGACCTGGCCTCCGGCCTGGCCGGGCACCGCGCGGTGCGCTACGACGCCCGCGGGCACGGGTGCTCCGCGGCGGAACCGGTGGCGGAGGACTGGTCCTGGCCGCGACTGGCCGCGGACCTGCTGGACCTGCTGGACGCCGTGGTGCCCGGGGAACCGGTGCACGGCATCGGCCCCTCCATGGGGGCGGCCACGCTCCTGTACGCCGCCCTGGCCCGGCCCGAGCGCTTCCGCTCCCTCACCCTGTGCGTGCCGTCCACGGCGTGGGCCTCCCGCCGCGGCCAGGCGGCGGCGTACCGGCGGGGGGCGGAGCTGGTGGAGCGGCACGGCCTGGAGGCCTACCTCCGGGCCGGGCGGGCCGCGCCCCGCCCGCCGGCCGTGGCCGACCGCGCGACGCACCCGCCGCGCATCGACCCCGGTCTGCTCCCCACCGTGCTGCGCGGCGCCGCCGCCACCGATCTGCCGCCGGTCCACGAGCTGGCCCGGATCGGGCTGCCGACCCTGGTGCTGGCCTGGTCGGAGGATCCCACCCATCCGCTGTCGACCGCCCAGGCGCTGCGCGAGGCCCTGCCCGGGGATGCCCTGCACGTGGCGGGCACCCCCGGTGGGCTGGCGCAGTGGCCGCGACGGTGCGCGGACTTCGTGCGGGCGGTGGAGGCGGGTCCCCCGGTCGGCGGGGCGGGCTGA
- a CDS encoding condensation domain-containing protein — protein MRLTNITHARLPEGRLSSCTVPVTRTGRRLPVSFDQGMHVGAGSRPGTWMGVALELPAPVRTEDLGQAWAGVVARHHTLRTVFSTGDDGAVLLHEVGDAVHPRWARHDVGPAGTRAALQELVDDACSPLARPSHRLCLVEPPDGPVVVLLAADHAHVDAWSLPVLVRDLLDALADVRAGRPPGTGRPPVASFAEHTRELAARPAAPARVAQRWGRILADGGGTIPVFPLPLGDLARPAPETVTTLEVLDARALARLEARAEVLGVRLLALLVSVLTRATLELAGRPLRAVLPVHSRTDPRWRDAVGWFITNSVLECADADPRAGAAAVREALELGSHALEPILRPHGGMPVPAGMFMLSYMDYRRLPVSLPAELRAQHVSASAPATGVQVWFVVGEDGLHLRARFPGTPAARSSVEAWLTAVCEGLRAEASAAPPDRRNGPVPDR, from the coding sequence ATGCGGCTGACCAACATCACGCACGCCCGGCTGCCCGAGGGGCGGCTCTCCAGCTGCACGGTCCCGGTCACGCGCACCGGCCGGCGGCTGCCGGTGTCCTTCGACCAGGGCATGCACGTGGGCGCCGGCTCCCGCCCGGGGACGTGGATGGGCGTGGCCCTGGAGCTGCCCGCCCCGGTCCGCACCGAGGACCTGGGCCAGGCCTGGGCCGGTGTCGTGGCCCGCCACCACACGCTGCGCACCGTGTTCTCCACCGGCGACGACGGCGCCGTCCTGCTGCACGAGGTCGGCGACGCCGTGCACCCGCGGTGGGCCCGCCACGACGTCGGCCCGGCCGGGACCCGGGCGGCCCTGCAGGAGCTGGTCGACGACGCCTGTTCGCCCCTGGCCCGGCCCTCCCACCGGCTGTGCCTGGTCGAGCCGCCGGACGGGCCGGTCGTCGTCCTGCTCGCCGCCGACCACGCCCACGTGGACGCGTGGTCCCTGCCCGTGCTGGTGCGCGACCTGCTCGACGCCCTGGCCGACGTCCGTGCCGGGCGCCCGCCCGGCACCGGCCGGCCCCCGGTGGCCTCCTTCGCCGAGCACACGCGCGAGCTGGCGGCCCGCCCCGCGGCCCCGGCGCGGGTCGCACAGCGGTGGGGGCGGATCCTCGCCGACGGCGGGGGCACCATACCGGTCTTCCCGCTCCCGCTGGGCGACCTCGCGCGCCCCGCGCCCGAGACCGTGACCACCCTGGAGGTCCTCGACGCCCGCGCGCTGGCCCGCCTGGAGGCCCGCGCCGAGGTGCTCGGCGTGCGGCTCCTGGCGCTGCTGGTGTCGGTGCTGACGCGGGCGACCCTGGAGCTGGCCGGGCGGCCGCTGCGCGCCGTGCTGCCGGTGCACAGCCGCACCGACCCGCGGTGGCGCGACGCCGTGGGCTGGTTCATCACCAACTCGGTGCTCGAGTGCGCCGACGCCGATCCCCGGGCCGGTGCGGCCGCCGTGCGCGAGGCCCTGGAGCTGGGCTCCCACGCGCTCGAGCCGATCCTGCGCCCGCACGGCGGCATGCCCGTCCCCGCGGGCATGTTCATGCTCTCCTACATGGACTACCGGCGCCTCCCGGTGAGCCTGCCCGCGGAGCTGCGGGCCCAGCACGTCTCCGCCTCGGCGCCGGCCACGGGCGTGCAGGTCTGGTTCGTCGTCGGCGAGGACGGCCTGCACCTGCGGGCCCGCTTCCCCGGCACCCCGGCGGCCCGGTCCTCGGTGGAGGCCTGGCTCACCGCGGTCTGCGAGGGACTGCGCGCGGAGGCGTCCGCCGCGCCCCCGGACCGGCGGAACGGCCCCGTCCCGGACCGCTAG
- a CDS encoding DUF1622 domain-containing protein → MSFQESMELVGEVVDVAGVVAIVIGAVVASLLAGRELLGRRGGGRDTYVNYRQRLGRSILLGLELLVAADIIRTVAITPTFESVGVLALIVLVRTFLSWSLELEITGRWPWQKEPEAVGPAAP, encoded by the coding sequence ATGTCTTTCCAGGAGTCCATGGAGCTCGTCGGGGAGGTCGTCGACGTCGCCGGGGTCGTCGCCATCGTGATCGGGGCGGTGGTGGCGTCCCTGCTGGCCGGACGGGAGCTGCTGGGCCGCCGGGGCGGAGGCCGCGACACCTATGTGAACTACCGGCAGCGGCTGGGCCGTTCGATCCTGCTGGGCCTGGAGCTGCTCGTGGCCGCGGACATCATCAGGACCGTGGCGATCACCCCCACGTTCGAGTCCGTGGGGGTGCTGGCGCTCATCGTGCTCGTGCGCACCTTCCTCAGCTGGTCCCTGGAGCTGGAGATCACCGGGCGGTGGCCGTGGCAGAAGGAGCCGGAGGCGGTCGGGCCCGCCGCGCCCTAG
- a CDS encoding 3-hydroxyacyl-CoA dehydrogenase family protein, whose translation MTEKHALAVPAAVGVLGGGRMGAGIAHAFLLAGAQVTVVERDGPAAEAARERIERDLAKSLERGSVDGNLDEWSERLTVSLDSADFAGCDLVVEAVPESWDLKVSALQQVERHLAGTAWLATNTSSLSVDGLAGQLTRPERFCGLHFFNPVPASKLVEVVVSEHTGEELKRLSVQWVEGLGKTPVVVNDAPGFASSRLGVAIALEAIRMVEEGVASPADIDNAMVLGYKFPVGPLALTDIVGLDVRLGIAEYLESELGERFAPPQLMRDMVARGELGRKTGKGFFSYDG comes from the coding sequence ATGACCGAGAAGCACGCACTGGCCGTCCCCGCCGCCGTCGGCGTCCTGGGCGGAGGCCGCATGGGCGCGGGCATCGCCCACGCCTTCCTGCTCGCCGGGGCGCAGGTGACCGTCGTGGAGCGCGACGGCCCGGCCGCCGAGGCCGCCCGGGAGCGGATCGAGCGGGACCTGGCGAAGTCGCTGGAGCGCGGGAGCGTGGACGGCAACCTGGACGAGTGGTCCGAGCGCCTGACCGTGTCCCTGGACTCCGCGGACTTCGCCGGGTGCGACCTCGTCGTCGAGGCCGTGCCCGAGTCCTGGGACCTGAAGGTCTCGGCGCTGCAGCAGGTCGAACGGCACCTGGCCGGGACCGCCTGGCTGGCCACGAACACGTCCTCGCTGTCCGTGGACGGTCTGGCCGGGCAGCTGACCCGCCCCGAGCGGTTCTGCGGCCTGCACTTCTTCAACCCGGTGCCGGCCTCCAAGCTCGTGGAGGTCGTGGTCTCGGAGCACACCGGCGAGGAGCTCAAGCGGCTGTCGGTGCAGTGGGTCGAGGGCCTGGGCAAGACTCCGGTGGTGGTCAACGACGCCCCCGGCTTCGCCTCCTCCCGGCTGGGCGTGGCGATCGCCCTCGAGGCCATCCGCATGGTCGAGGAGGGCGTGGCCTCCCCCGCGGACATCGACAACGCCATGGTCCTGGGCTACAAGTTCCCGGTGGGCCCGCTGGCGCTCACGGACATCGTGGGCCTGGACGTGCGGCTGGGCATCGCGGAGTACCTCGAGTCCGAGCTCGGTGAGCGCTTCGCGCCCCCGCAGCTGATGCGGGACATGGTCGCCCGCGGCGAACTGGGCCGCAAGACCGGCAAGGGCTTCTTCAGCTACGACGGGTAG
- a CDS encoding hotdog fold thioesterase — MSASPEPWRIVLGELDEKMGVTVLEQSAERVVATMPVEGNRQSLGLLHGGAMVALGEAVGSWAAVIHASTMGKVAVGVDVNATHHRSSRTGTVTATATALQLGRSLTCHEVVIAHEDGTRLCTVRITNFLKDRS; from the coding sequence ATGAGCGCGAGCCCCGAGCCCTGGCGGATCGTCCTGGGCGAACTGGACGAGAAGATGGGCGTCACCGTCCTCGAGCAGTCGGCGGAGCGGGTGGTCGCCACGATGCCCGTGGAAGGCAACCGGCAGTCGCTGGGTCTGCTGCACGGCGGGGCCATGGTGGCGCTCGGGGAGGCCGTGGGCTCCTGGGCGGCGGTGATCCACGCGTCCACGATGGGCAAGGTGGCCGTGGGGGTCGACGTCAACGCCACCCACCACCGGTCCTCCCGCACCGGCACCGTGACGGCCACGGCCACCGCCCTGCAGCTGGGCCGCTCCCTCACCTGCCACGAGGTGGTGATCGCGCACGAGGACGGCACCCGGCTGTGCACGGTGCGGATCACGAACTTCCTCAAGGACCGGAGCTAG